Proteins from a genomic interval of Geodermatophilus obscurus DSM 43160:
- a CDS encoding TerC family protein, which translates to MPFWVWALTIAAIVGMLLFDFVGHVRTPHAPTLRESAIWSAVYVGIAVVFGLLVLWFSGGQYAGEYFAGYITEKSLSVDNLFVFVLIMASFAVPRELQQKVLLFGIAFALVLRTIFIFVGAAAIEQFSWIFYVFGGFLIWTAWAQARSGGHSHDEEFKENVALRLARKVFPTTDEYHSDRMVTTIRGKRYITPLAIALVAIASADILFAVDSIPAIFGLTQETYLVFTANAFALLGLRQLFFLIDGLLDRLVYLSYGLAVILGFIGVKLLIHALHENELPFINGGEHVTVVPEVPTWLSLTVILATLVVTTVASLAKNRRDRARGFESPTGAGDEAAGREGLVAQGPGDHDPHATGPEQAPPSPHDAAVTDAAEHAASGSTRHRG; encoded by the coding sequence GTGCCCTTCTGGGTGTGGGCTCTGACGATCGCCGCGATCGTCGGGATGCTCCTGTTCGACTTCGTCGGTCACGTGCGCACGCCGCACGCGCCGACACTGCGTGAATCGGCCATCTGGTCGGCGGTCTACGTCGGCATCGCCGTGGTCTTCGGCCTGCTGGTCCTGTGGTTCTCCGGCGGTCAGTACGCCGGTGAGTACTTCGCCGGATACATCACCGAGAAGAGCCTCTCGGTGGACAACCTGTTCGTCTTCGTGTTGATCATGGCCAGCTTCGCGGTGCCGCGTGAGCTGCAGCAGAAGGTGCTGCTGTTCGGCATCGCCTTCGCCCTGGTGCTGCGGACGATCTTCATCTTCGTCGGCGCCGCGGCCATCGAGCAGTTCAGCTGGATCTTCTACGTCTTCGGTGGCTTCCTCATCTGGACCGCCTGGGCGCAGGCCAGGAGTGGCGGCCACTCCCACGACGAGGAGTTCAAGGAGAACGTCGCGCTGCGGCTGGCCCGCAAGGTCTTCCCGACCACGGACGAGTACCACTCGGACCGGATGGTCACCACGATCAGGGGCAAGCGCTACATCACCCCGCTGGCCATCGCCCTGGTCGCCATCGCCAGTGCCGACATCCTCTTCGCGGTCGACTCGATCCCGGCGATCTTCGGGCTGACCCAGGAGACCTACCTGGTCTTCACCGCCAACGCCTTCGCGCTGCTGGGCCTACGGCAGCTCTTCTTCCTCATCGACGGACTGCTCGACCGGCTGGTCTACCTGTCCTACGGCCTGGCCGTCATCCTCGGCTTCATCGGGGTGAAGCTGCTCATCCACGCCCTGCACGAGAACGAGCTGCCGTTCATCAACGGCGGTGAGCACGTGACCGTGGTCCCCGAGGTGCCCACGTGGCTGTCCCTGACGGTCATCCTGGCCACCCTGGTGGTGACGACGGTGGCGAGCCTGGCCAAGAACCGTCGGGACCGGGCTCGCGGCTTCGAGTCGCCGACCGGCGCGGGCGACGAGGCAGCCGGCCGCGAGGGGCTCGTCGCGCAGGGCCCCGGCGACCATGACCCGCACGCCACCGGCCCGGAGCAGGCGCCGCCCTCGCCGCACGACGCTGCGGTGACCGACGCAGCCGAGCACGCGGCCAGCGGCTCCACGCGCCACCGCGGCTGA
- a CDS encoding TerC family protein, with product MELPVWFEVATFVGLTVLLLADLAIVARRPHEPSVKEASIWVSFYVTLALLFGLLLLSFTNGTYATEFYAGWLTEYSLSVDNLFVFVIIMARFRVPRHLQQEALMVGIIIALVLRGIFILLGAAVIERFIWVFYIFGAFLVYTAINLVRHRGDDEDYEENAFIRRMRRVLPMTDDFQGAKVRVTQNGKKLWTPMVIVFLALGTTDLLFALDSIPAIFGLTREPFIVFTANVFALMGLRQLYFLLGGLLKRLVYLSLGLAVILAFIGVKLILEALHENNLPFINGGEHVDAVPTIPIWLSLSIILGVLLVATVASLLKTRGQLPEEESSLGAPDVAPETAESVATGGPAAAAKAEARLATEADEEETRRS from the coding sequence ATGGAACTCCCCGTCTGGTTCGAGGTGGCGACGTTCGTGGGACTCACCGTCCTGCTGCTCGCCGACCTCGCCATCGTCGCTCGCCGCCCGCACGAGCCCTCCGTGAAGGAGGCCAGCATCTGGGTGAGCTTCTACGTGACGCTCGCCCTGCTGTTCGGGCTTCTGCTGCTGAGCTTCACCAACGGCACCTATGCGACGGAGTTCTACGCCGGCTGGCTGACCGAGTACTCGCTGTCGGTCGACAACCTGTTCGTCTTCGTGATCATCATGGCCCGCTTCCGGGTGCCCCGGCACCTGCAGCAGGAGGCCCTGATGGTCGGCATCATCATCGCCCTGGTCCTGCGCGGGATCTTCATCCTGCTCGGTGCCGCGGTGATCGAGCGGTTCATCTGGGTCTTCTACATCTTCGGCGCCTTCCTCGTGTACACCGCGATCAACCTGGTCCGGCACCGCGGCGACGACGAGGACTACGAGGAGAACGCCTTCATCCGGCGGATGCGCAGGGTCCTGCCGATGACCGACGACTTCCAGGGCGCGAAGGTCCGGGTCACGCAGAACGGCAAGAAGCTCTGGACGCCGATGGTCATCGTCTTCCTCGCCCTGGGGACGACGGACCTGCTCTTCGCGCTGGACAGCATCCCGGCGATCTTCGGCCTCACCCGCGAGCCGTTCATCGTCTTCACCGCCAACGTCTTCGCCCTCATGGGGCTCCGGCAGCTGTACTTCCTGCTCGGCGGCCTGCTCAAGCGGCTGGTCTACCTCTCGCTGGGCCTCGCCGTCATCCTCGCCTTCATCGGCGTGAAGCTGATCCTCGAGGCGCTGCACGAGAACAACCTGCCGTTCATCAACGGCGGCGAGCACGTGGACGCCGTCCCGACGATCCCGATCTGGCTGTCGCTGTCGATCATCCTCGGCGTCCTGCTCGTCGCCACGGTCGCCAGCCTGCTGAAGACCCGGGGCCAGCTGCCGGAGGAGGAGTCGTCCCTGGGCGCTCCCGACGTCGCGCCGGAGACCGCCGAGTCCGTCGCCACGGGTGGCCCGGCGGCTGCAGCCAAGGCCGAGGCGCGCCTCGCGACGGAGGCCGACGAGGAGGAGACCCGCCGCTCCTGA